A section of the Hippea sp. KM1 genome encodes:
- a CDS encoding alpha-amylase/4-alpha-glucanotransferase domain-containing protein, which produces MLLFGFHMHQPVDNFSEAVDEACRLCYMPFFEMVEGFDYFRFSLHCSGWLLEKIRNDYPEMYEIIQRLVLKGQVELFSGGFYEPVLPAIPSDDRVSQIKKLNSTLKRYFNFDPKGLWLAERVWDDAIIGDLKKCGIEYLALDDYHFILAGLDSSRLNGYYLTEFNGESIGVFPISRKLRYALPFFEPDKALDLIESLDVGVVFDDLEKFGLWPKTHQWVYESGWLEAFLEGIGERNIKMLHFGEFFNNNRPKGLVYLPTASYVEMGQWSLLYEESLEVEGIRRLLNENGFNPDRFIKSGLWKNFFVKYYESNRLHKRMIEASRNKKRTRSYLENLYKLQTNDVYWHGIFGGLYLPNLRDNAYRYLIGCENIRYNRDTVEVGDINLDGYEEVKVVRSDIVAVFDSRYGGQLVELDDKRSMFNFQNALTRYREVYHHTVNVQNHEGAIDTIHSRHDELNEELKGVLFYDWYIKNSFIDHISDDTFNSDTLFQCSFREYGDFANQPFECFVDGDTVVFERRGGIYDKEKYETTLKKVYYTADNGFDFEIELNSEAPRPYLYALELNLHFAQPENIKINGHDFEKRFEDKMLKAFVIEDGYTERFLRFNLDTFFGLYGVPLYTVSKSERGFDLTIQGISFAVVVGFERQLKLTGRFRVEDV; this is translated from the coding sequence ATGTTGCTTTTTGGCTTTCATATGCACCAGCCGGTGGATAACTTTTCAGAAGCCGTAGATGAAGCCTGCAGGCTTTGCTATATGCCGTTTTTTGAGATGGTGGAGGGGTTTGATTACTTTAGGTTTTCGCTTCACTGCAGTGGCTGGCTTTTGGAGAAGATAAGAAACGACTATCCTGAGATGTATGAAATCATACAGAGGCTTGTTTTGAAAGGACAGGTTGAGCTGTTTAGCGGTGGCTTTTATGAGCCCGTATTGCCCGCCATTCCTTCGGATGATAGGGTATCCCAGATAAAGAAACTAAACTCCACCCTGAAGAGATACTTCAACTTCGACCCAAAGGGCCTGTGGTTGGCCGAAAGGGTTTGGGATGATGCAATTATCGGGGATCTAAAAAAATGCGGCATTGAGTATTTGGCCTTAGATGATTATCATTTTATCCTGGCCGGACTGGATAGCAGCAGGCTTAATGGGTACTATTTAACGGAGTTTAACGGTGAGAGCATAGGCGTCTTTCCCATATCGAGAAAGCTGAGGTATGCCCTGCCCTTCTTTGAACCCGATAAGGCGCTGGATTTGATTGAGTCTTTGGATGTTGGTGTTGTTTTTGATGATCTTGAGAAGTTTGGATTGTGGCCTAAAACCCATCAATGGGTCTATGAAAGCGGCTGGCTTGAGGCCTTTTTAGAGGGTATAGGCGAAAGGAACATAAAGATGCTCCATTTCGGCGAATTCTTCAATAACAATAGACCAAAAGGGCTTGTATATCTGCCGACTGCCTCGTATGTGGAGATGGGTCAGTGGAGCCTTCTTTATGAGGAATCGCTTGAGGTGGAAGGGATTAGAAGATTGCTTAATGAAAATGGTTTTAATCCAGATAGGTTTATAAAGAGCGGCTTATGGAAGAACTTTTTTGTGAAGTATTACGAATCGAACAGGCTTCATAAGAGGATGATAGAGGCCTCAAGGAACAAGAAACGCACAAGGTCTTATCTTGAAAACCTTTATAAACTGCAGACAAACGATGTGTATTGGCACGGCATCTTTGGCGGTCTTTATCTGCCCAACCTCAGGGATAATGCCTATAGGTATCTGATTGGCTGCGAGAACATAAGATACAACAGGGATACCGTTGAGGTTGGCGATATAAATTTGGATGGCTATGAAGAGGTAAAGGTCGTAAGAAGCGATATTGTGGCTGTTTTTGATAGCAGATACGGCGGTCAGTTAGTGGAGCTTGACGATAAGAGGTCTATGTTTAACTTTCAGAATGCCCTGACAAGATACAGAGAGGTCTATCACCATACGGTCAATGTTCAAAACCATGAGGGTGCTATCGATACGATACACTCAAGGCATGATGAGCTTAACGAGGAGCTAAAAGGCGTGCTGTTTTACGATTGGTATATAAAAAACTCATTTATTGACCATATATCGGATGATACATTCAATTCCGATACGCTGTTTCAATGCAGCTTCAGGGAGTATGGCGATTTTGCCAACCAGCCTTTTGAATGCTTTGTGGATGGCGATACGGTGGTTTTTGAAAGAAGGGGCGGCATATACGATAAAGAAAAATACGAAACGACGCTTAAAAAGGTCTATTATACTGCTGATAACGGGTTTGACTTTGAGATAGAGCTCAACAGCGAAGCCCCCAGGCCCTATCTTTACGCCCTTGAGCTTAATCTCCATTTTGCACAGCCAGAGAACATCAAGATAAACGGCCACGATTTTGAGAAAAGATTTGAGGATAAGATGTTGAAGGCGTTTGTTATTGAGGATGGTTATACAGAGAGGTTTTTGAGGTTTAATTTAGATACATTCTTTGGTCTTTATGGTGTTCCTTTGTATACCGTATCCAAAAGCGAAAGGGGGTTTGATTTAACTATTCAGGGTATCAGTTTTGCCGTGGTTGTGGGATTCGAAAGGCAGTTAAAATTAACAGGAAGATTCAGGGTGGAAGATGTCTGA
- a CDS encoding galactose-1-phosphate uridylyltransferase: MSEIRYDLIHDEYALIAPERLHRPNYYAGVVETKINQTMESCPFCEGKEHLTPPEIFAIRNNKPNMPGWKVRVIPNLYKAVQIETPYGTKEAGLYELHNGFGAHEVVIDTPRHLLRLDKMSKDEYFNWLYTLRLRLADLRNDKRMVYFSIFKNQGFSASATQVHPHTQLIALPVVPKSKLEDYNRAFEYYLKNNRSLFDSVIQREQEEGRRVICSDEDFLVFAPFASRFAFEVSIISKQPHIVSLIDLSDKKLNTLARLLMRVLNAMYKQLGNFDFNLIFNTPPMQKIYSTERFFDRLGEFWRFQISITPRLFGLGGFEIDSCVYINPVLPEDAAEFLRRVFE; this comes from the coding sequence ATGTCTGAGATAAGGTATGATTTGATACACGATGAGTATGCCTTGATAGCGCCTGAGAGGTTGCACAGACCAAACTATTACGCAGGTGTTGTGGAGACAAAGATAAACCAGACTATGGAGTCCTGCCCTTTTTGTGAGGGCAAGGAGCATTTGACGCCGCCTGAGATATTCGCCATCAGGAACAACAAACCCAATATGCCGGGGTGGAAGGTAAGGGTTATACCAAACCTCTATAAGGCCGTTCAGATTGAGACGCCTTACGGCACAAAGGAGGCCGGCCTGTATGAGTTGCATAACGGTTTTGGCGCCCACGAGGTTGTAATAGACACACCGAGGCATCTGCTTAGGCTTGATAAGATGAGCAAGGATGAGTATTTCAACTGGCTTTATACATTGAGATTGAGGCTGGCCGATTTAAGAAACGATAAGCGAATGGTCTATTTCTCCATCTTTAAGAATCAGGGCTTTTCTGCATCGGCGACACAGGTTCATCCGCATACCCAGCTTATAGCCTTGCCTGTTGTGCCAAAGAGTAAGCTTGAGGATTACAACAGGGCTTTTGAGTATTACTTAAAGAACAACAGGTCGTTGTTTGACAGTGTTATACAGAGGGAGCAGGAGGAAGGCAGGAGGGTCATTTGCAGCGATGAGGATTTCTTGGTGTTTGCGCCGTTTGCATCCCGCTTTGCCTTTGAGGTCTCCATAATAAGCAAACAGCCCCATATTGTTAGCCTTATAGATTTAAGCGATAAAAAGCTCAATACCCTTGCAAGGCTTCTTATGAGGGTGCTCAATGCTATGTATAAGCAGCTGGGCAACTTTGACTTCAATTTAATATTCAATACACCTCCCATGCAGAAGATTTATTCAACCGAGCGGTTCTTTGATAGATTGGGGGAGTTCTGGCGATTTCAGATTAGCATCACACCGAGACTATTCGGGCTTGGCGGTTTTGAGATAGATAGCTGTGTCTATATCAATCCCGTATTGCCTGAGGATGCAGCAGAATTTTTAAGGAGGGTGTTTG